CTGGGACGCCTTCCGGCCCGCCGAGCAGAAGGGCCAGTACGACGTCTACGGCATGGGCTGGTTCCCCGACTTCCCCGACGCCGACAACTTCCTCGCGCCCTTCCTCGACAAGGACAACTTCCTCGGATCGCCGTACTCCAACACCACCATCCAGCACACCCTGATCCCGCAGTCCCGCCGCGAGGCCGACCGACTCAACGCCGCCAAGAGCCTGACGGAGATCCAGGACATCGTCGCCGAGGACGTGCCGATCCTGCCGCTGTGGCAGGGCAAGCAGTACGTTGCCGCACGGAACGACATCACGGGTGTCGCCTACGCGCTCAACTCCTCCTCGACGCTTCAGCTGTGGGAGCTCGGCCGCGGTGTGAGCGGCTGACGGCTCTCTCGTCCGGGGCCAGGGACGGCTGCCCCGGACAGCCCGGAGCCAGGACGGCGGCCCCGGGACGACGAACCGACGACAAGGCACACGTAAGTGAACATGCGTAACCAGTGGCCAGTCCTGCCCATCGTGGCAGGGCTGGCCTCCGGCCTGTTGACCGGCTGCGGCTCGGAGAGCGGTGATTCCGGGGGTACCGGCTCCTCCGTGGTGATGGGGATGTCCGACGACGTCCTCGCCACGGACCCGGCCTCCGGCTACGACCCCGGCTCCTGGCTGTTGTTCGACAACGTCTTCCAGTCGCTCCTCAGTTTCCCCAAGGGCGCGACCGAACCCCAGCCCGAACTGGCCAAGGAGTGCTCCTTCACCGACTCCCGGGCCACGGTCTACCGATGCACGCTCAAGAACGACCTGAAGTTCAGCAACGGTGACCCGCTCACCTCGAAGGACGTGAAGTTCTCCTTCGACCGCATGCTGAAGATCAACGACGCCGCGGGCCCCGCGATCATGTTCCCGATGCTCGGCAGCATCGACACCCCGGACGCGAAGACGGTCGTCTTCCACCTGAAGTCCTCCGACGCCACCTTCCCCAGCAAGATCGCCTCCGGCGCCGGCTCCATCGTCGACCACAGCCAGTACGACGCGAGCAGCCTGCGGACCGACAACAAGGCCGTCGGCTCCGGCCCCTACAAGCTGGACTCCTTCGACAAGGACCAGGCGGTCTTCTCCGTCAACGGCAACTACAAGGGCACCGCCAAGGTCAAGAACTCCGGCGTCACCCTGAAGTTCTTCCACGGCGACCGCAGCGCCCTGAAGAAGGCCCTCCTCGACGGCAAGATCGACATCTCCTACCGAGGCCTGGCCGCCTCCGACATCGCCGGCCTCGACCAGCAGAGCGGCAACAAGGGCGTCGACGTCATCGAGGGCAGCAGCGCCGAAGTCCAGCACCTGGTCTTCAACATGAAGGACCCGGTCGCCGGAAAGCTCGGCGTCCGCAAGGCCATGGCCTACCTCATCGACCGCGACGCCCTCATCAAGAACGTCTACCAGGGCACCGCCACCCCGCTGTACTCGATCATCCCGGCGGGCATCGTCGGCCACAACACCGCCTTCTTCGACACCTACGGCGCCCGCCCCTCCCAGGCCAAGGCCGCCGCCGC
Above is a genomic segment from Streptomyces fodineus containing:
- a CDS encoding ABC transporter substrate-binding protein, producing the protein MNMRNQWPVLPIVAGLASGLLTGCGSESGDSGGTGSSVVMGMSDDVLATDPASGYDPGSWLLFDNVFQSLLSFPKGATEPQPELAKECSFTDSRATVYRCTLKNDLKFSNGDPLTSKDVKFSFDRMLKINDAAGPAIMFPMLGSIDTPDAKTVVFHLKSSDATFPSKIASGAGSIVDHSQYDASSLRTDNKAVGSGPYKLDSFDKDQAVFSVNGNYKGTAKVKNSGVTLKFFHGDRSALKKALLDGKIDISYRGLAASDIAGLDQQSGNKGVDVIEGSSAEVQHLVFNMKDPVAGKLGVRKAMAYLIDRDALIKNVYQGTATPLYSIIPAGIVGHNTAFFDTYGARPSQAKAAAALRADGITGKVKLTLWSTPSRYGPATDEELKAIAGQLNASGLFDADVKSVAFDQYEKDIAAGKYGIYVKGWVPDYPDADNFTAPFFGKGNVLDNNYSNRTITGTLIPDTAAQSDRAATDKDFGRLQNIVAAELPVLPVWQAKQYAVVRDGVYGLEYCLDASTVFRFWELSKS